From one Candidatus Chromulinivorax destructor genomic stretch:
- the alr gene encoding alanine racemase, with protein sequence MESRHSIINLDALASNFLAIQDAVGSARVMAIVKANAYGHGLVACSRFLQHQGVTYFGVAFIQEAIELRLAGITVPILVLGGVMQEQIPLFLEYDIEIMASSIDKLIAIDACATKYGKKACVHLKIDTGLGRIGVRYTNAEQFFLTAISLPWIEIVGVASHFATADSCAPQDVAYMREQCSRFKQATEFFTRHGLPMPLRHIANSGAIMQLPESYFDIVRPGIMLYGVYPSSWMSKYMPLQPVLSLYARIVFFKVLLKDQALSYGLTWRTDKDTRVVTLPVGYGDGYPRSLSNKGHVLMQGIKHPIIGNICMDQMMINIGNHQAYCGDEVVLIGTSGDQEITINSLVDLYGGSPYEFLVLLNSRISKQYIESTDHALQFIYRKEKTYEHTSL encoded by the coding sequence ATGGAATCTCGACATAGCATTATTAATTTAGATGCTCTTGCATCAAATTTTTTAGCAATTCAAGATGCAGTTGGGTCTGCACGTGTCATGGCAATTGTCAAAGCAAATGCATACGGGCATGGACTTGTTGCATGTTCACGATTTTTGCAGCATCAAGGTGTAACTTACTTTGGAGTTGCATTTATTCAAGAGGCTATTGAGCTGCGTTTAGCAGGAATTACTGTTCCAATTTTAGTTCTTGGCGGGGTGATGCAAGAACAGATCCCGCTGTTTTTAGAATATGATATCGAAATTATGGCTTCATCGATTGATAAACTTATAGCAATTGATGCGTGCGCAACTAAGTATGGCAAAAAGGCTTGTGTTCATCTTAAAATTGATACCGGCCTTGGGCGAATTGGCGTTCGTTATACCAATGCAGAGCAATTTTTTCTTACTGCAATTTCTTTACCATGGATTGAAATTGTTGGTGTAGCATCACATTTTGCAACTGCTGATAGCTGCGCACCGCAAGATGTTGCTTACATGCGTGAACAATGCAGTAGATTTAAACAAGCAACAGAATTTTTTACTCGTCATGGGTTGCCAATGCCCTTACGGCATATTGCAAATTCAGGTGCAATTATGCAGTTACCAGAATCATATTTTGATATAGTGCGTCCAGGCATTATGTTGTATGGAGTCTATCCAAGTTCTTGGATGAGTAAATATATGCCATTACAACCAGTATTGTCATTATATGCTCGGATTGTTTTTTTTAAGGTTTTGCTCAAAGATCAAGCATTAAGCTACGGCTTGACGTGGAGAACAGATAAAGATACTCGGGTGGTCACATTGCCAGTTGGTTACGGTGATGGGTATCCGCGATCGCTTTCAAATAAAGGACATGTTCTTATGCAAGGTATAAAACATCCAATTATTGGTAATATTTGTATGGATCAGATGATGATCAATATTGGAAATCATCAAGCCTATTGCGGTGATGAAGTTGTATTAATTGGTACATCTGGGGATCAAGAAATTACAATTAATAGTCTTGTTGATTTATATGGTGGTAGTCCATATGAATTTTTAGTATTACTCAATTCACGCATTAGCAAACAGTATATAGAATCTACTGATCATGCATTGCAGTTTATATATCGTAAAGAAAAAACTTATGAGCATACAAGTTTATAA
- a CDS encoding nucleoside triphosphate pyrophosphohydrolase: MKRRKFSLNKLWRDKAPANMQAQGAIIHLKILDDNEYKHQLGLKLIEEANEVSTAENIDDLTSELADILEVVKCIAQAHAISMAAITKRQAEKIEERGSFLERKFVTVAEYLPGSFGENYALHDLERHPEIIED, from the coding sequence ATGAAGCGACGAAAATTTTCTCTTAACAAATTATGGCGAGATAAAGCCCCTGCAAACATGCAAGCTCAAGGAGCTATCATTCATCTTAAAATTCTTGATGACAACGAGTATAAACATCAACTTGGTCTCAAGCTCATCGAGGAGGCAAACGAAGTATCTACAGCTGAAAACATCGATGATCTGACCAGTGAACTTGCTGATATTTTAGAAGTGGTAAAATGTATTGCACAAGCTCATGCTATCTCAATGGCAGCTATTACCAAACGGCAAGCAGAAAAAATTGAAGAACGTGGAAGTTTTTTAGAAAGAAAATTTGTCACCGTTGCGGAATATTTACCGGGTAGCTTTGGTGAAAATTATGCATTACATGACTTAGAGCGCCATCCAGAAATTATTGAAGATTAA
- a CDS encoding nucleoside triphosphate pyrophosphohydrolase, translating into MVMRKFYQNKLWRSKLADQREQDGAIVHLIPLTDAEYGDELALKLIEEADEVYEAESMDVMKEEIVDILEAIDCLLALHNISHDEIAALKEKKLLEFGSYTNRNLVEYVEYPDGSKEALECLEKSEKYPELFEDENQTLTTEDACCSDDEECSI; encoded by the coding sequence ATGGTTATGCGTAAATTTTACCAAAACAAGTTATGGAGAAGCAAACTTGCTGATCAACGCGAACAAGACGGTGCAATTGTTCACTTAATTCCATTAACAGATGCTGAATACGGCGATGAATTAGCTCTTAAATTAATTGAAGAAGCTGACGAAGTATACGAAGCTGAATCTATGGATGTTATGAAAGAAGAAATCGTTGATATTCTTGAAGCTATTGACTGTCTTTTAGCCTTACACAACATTTCTCATGATGAAATTGCAGCGCTTAAAGAAAAAAAGTTGCTCGAATTTGGTAGCTACACAAACCGTAATCTTGTTGAATACGTTGAGTATCCAGATGGAAGCAAAGAAGCTTTAGAATGCTTAGAAAAATCAGAAAAATATCCTGAACTTTTTGAAGATGAAAATCAAACATTAACAACAGAAGATGCATGTTGCTCTGATGATGAAGAGTGTTCAATATAA
- a CDS encoding nucleoside triphosphate pyrophosphohydrolase, producing the protein MAMRKFYQNKLWRSKLIELREKAGAIVHVVPLAHAEYKEEINLKLVEEANEVYEATTHAEMVDEIADIYEAIECILDIHGITKEEVLKHKEAKLLQYGSYTDHKLVDYVEYPAESKEAQDCLANPERYPELFEEDFEDGDECDTESDACC; encoded by the coding sequence ATGGCAATGCGCAAATTCTATCAAAACAAGCTTTGGAGAAGCAAGCTTATTGAACTCAGAGAAAAAGCAGGCGCAATTGTGCACGTTGTGCCACTTGCTCATGCTGAATACAAAGAAGAGATTAATTTAAAATTAGTTGAAGAAGCTAATGAAGTATACGAAGCGACAACTCATGCTGAAATGGTTGATGAAATCGCTGATATTTACGAAGCTATCGAATGTATTCTTGATATTCATGGCATCACAAAAGAAGAAGTTTTAAAACATAAAGAAGCTAAATTGCTCCAGTATGGTTCTTACACAGATCATAAATTAGTTGATTATGTAGAGTACCCTGCTGAAAGTAAAGAAGCTCAGGATTGTTTAGCAAATCCTGAACGCTACCCAGAATTATTTGAAGAAGATTTTGAAGATGGTGATGAATGTGATACAGAATCAGATGCATGCTGTTAA
- a CDS encoding co-chaperone GroES: MFQKLRPLGNHVWVELIEKNERTQGGIFIPDSAKEKTQTATVLAVGPGKLSANSILIPMQVQVGDVVFFGKFSGVPAGDKFMILKEEDILGIVER; this comes from the coding sequence ATGTTTCAAAAATTGCGTCCACTAGGCAATCACGTCTGGGTTGAGCTTATTGAAAAAAATGAGAGAACTCAAGGCGGTATATTTATTCCAGATTCAGCAAAAGAAAAAACACAAACAGCGACAGTTCTTGCCGTTGGACCAGGCAAATTATCTGCAAACAGTATCTTAATTCCTATGCAAGTGCAGGTTGGCGACGTTGTATTCTTTGGAAAATTTTCAGGAGTACCAGCTGGCGATAAATTTATGATTTTAAAAGAAGAAGATATTTTAGGGATTGTTGAAAGATAA
- the groL gene encoding chaperonin GroEL (60 kDa chaperone family; promotes refolding of misfolded polypeptides especially under stressful conditions; forms two stacked rings of heptamers to form a barrel-shaped 14mer; ends can be capped by GroES; misfolded proteins enter the barrel where they are refolded when GroES binds) → MAAKKILFGQEARTKILRGVDILANTVKVTLGPKGRNVAFERSFGAPLITKDGVTVAKEIELQDNLENMGAQMVREVASKTAEVAGDGTTTATVLAQSIFNEGNKYVTAGANPMELKRGIDKAVAKIVEALQAVAKQVTSKKEIEQIATISANSDAQIGQQIADAMEQVGQDGVITVEEAKGMESELIVVKGMQFDRGYLSPYFVTDSEKMEVVLHDPMILLYDKKIANMKSIVATLESAAKSGRSLLIIAEDIEGEALATLVVNKIRGTLKVAAVKSPGFGDRRKAMLEDIAAVTGATVISEDAGMALDTIMDQDLGHAKKVIITKEDTIIVQGSGDAAVVAGRVMQIRAQLENTSSDYDQEKLVERLAKLAGGVAVIKVGAATETEMKEIKDRIEDALSATRAAVEEGIVAGGGCALLHAQASLNYLQLVGDEKLGMQIVRRAIEEPLRTIAANAGFEPSIIVERIRQEGSGSFGFDAKLGVYCNLVEAGIIDPVKVTRCALQNAASIAGLLLTTEAVIADIPSDTKKELSMPPMGGGMGGMPGMM, encoded by the coding sequence ATGGCAGCTAAAAAAATTCTATTCGGGCAAGAAGCTCGTACAAAAATATTACGTGGCGTTGACATTTTAGCAAATACTGTAAAAGTAACGCTTGGGCCAAAAGGTCGTAACGTTGCATTTGAACGTTCATTTGGAGCACCTTTAATTACTAAAGATGGTGTTACGGTTGCAAAAGAAATCGAATTGCAAGATAACTTAGAAAACATGGGCGCACAAATGGTTCGTGAAGTTGCTTCAAAGACTGCAGAAGTTGCAGGTGATGGAACAACAACAGCAACAGTTCTTGCGCAATCTATTTTTAACGAAGGTAACAAATACGTTACTGCTGGCGCTAATCCAATGGAATTAAAGCGTGGCATCGATAAAGCAGTGGCAAAAATTGTTGAAGCATTACAAGCAGTTGCAAAACAAGTTACCAGCAAAAAAGAAATCGAACAGATTGCAACAATTTCAGCAAACTCTGATGCACAAATTGGACAACAAATTGCAGACGCAATGGAACAAGTTGGCCAAGATGGCGTGATTACGGTTGAAGAAGCTAAAGGTATGGAAAGCGAATTGATTGTTGTAAAAGGTATGCAATTTGATCGTGGGTACCTTTCTCCATACTTTGTGACAGATTCAGAAAAAATGGAAGTTGTCTTACATGATCCAATGATTTTGTTATATGACAAAAAAATTGCAAACATGAAGTCGATTGTTGCAACACTTGAGTCAGCAGCTAAGTCTGGTAGAAGTCTTTTGATTATTGCAGAAGATATCGAAGGCGAAGCGTTAGCAACATTAGTCGTGAACAAAATTCGTGGGACGTTAAAAGTTGCAGCAGTTAAATCTCCTGGATTTGGCGACCGTCGCAAAGCAATGCTTGAAGATATCGCAGCGGTAACAGGCGCAACGGTTATATCTGAAGATGCTGGCATGGCGCTTGATACGATTATGGACCAAGATCTTGGACATGCAAAAAAAGTAATTATCACCAAAGAAGATACCATTATTGTGCAAGGTTCTGGCGATGCAGCAGTTGTTGCAGGTCGCGTGATGCAAATTCGTGCTCAACTTGAAAATACAAGCTCTGACTATGATCAAGAAAAACTGGTAGAACGCTTGGCTAAATTAGCTGGCGGCGTTGCGGTCATTAAAGTTGGTGCAGCAACAGAAACTGAAATGAAAGAGATTAAAGATCGTATTGAAGATGCTTTAAGTGCGACACGTGCAGCAGTTGAAGAAGGCATTGTTGCTGGTGGTGGCTGTGCATTGTTACATGCTCAAGCATCATTAAACTACTTACAACTTGTAGGCGATGAAAAACTTGGTATGCAAATTGTTCGTCGTGCGATTGAAGAGCCGTTACGTACAATCGCTGCAAATGCTGGTTTTGAGCCATCAATTATTGTAGAACGTATTCGCCAAGAAGGATCAGGGTCATTTGGCTTTGATGCAAAATTAGGTGTGTATTGCAACTTAGTTGAAGCAGGGATTATTGATCCAGTCAAAGTAACTCGTTGTGCGTTGCAAAATGCTGCATCAATTGCAGGGTTATTGTTAACAACAGAAGCGGTGATTGCTGATATTCCATCAGATACGAAAAAAGAATTATCAATGCCGCCAATGGGTGGTGGTATGGGTGGTATGCCTGGAATGATGTAA